A window of the Haloquadratum walsbyi C23 genome harbors these coding sequences:
- the ilvA gene encoding threonine ammonia-lyase: MTSAPPGTDGNRSNSNNAEKTLPITYSDIEQARERLNDETVVKSTPVEISTSLGDLVDAEVYLKMEHLQWTGSFKTRGAYNKISQAVRAGADRFIAASAGNHAQGVALAATKCDANATIYMPESAPQAKVDATRSYGATVELIGTDFQETMAHAKEAVEESDAKFVHAYDDLDIIAGQGTLGIEMYHNKPDADTIIVPIGGGGLISGVSTAIKHLSPSTRIIGVQATGAETVHESLDKGIPVTLDEVNTIADGIATGGISARTLQLIEANVDEVVTVSDTEIARAILLLMKRAKQVVEGAGAASVAALLSSDVDVRGETVMPLLCGGNLDMTGLQTVLVHALTQRSQRIRLRVRIDDRPGKMADISGIIADQRANIHNVRHDRSVANLAVGEAYLVFTVEASGAEHTATIVDAIESAGYPVQDVTRSA; encoded by the coding sequence ATGACATCAGCACCACCAGGCACAGACGGTAATCGTAGCAACAGCAACAACGCCGAAAAGACGCTCCCAATTACATACTCTGACATTGAGCAAGCGCGAGAGCGACTCAATGATGAAACTGTTGTCAAATCCACCCCCGTCGAGATAAGCACCTCATTAGGTGATCTTGTTGACGCAGAGGTGTATCTTAAGATGGAACATCTCCAATGGACAGGCTCATTCAAAACCCGTGGTGCATATAATAAAATTAGCCAGGCTGTTAGAGCAGGTGCTGATAGATTTATCGCCGCAAGCGCCGGCAATCACGCACAGGGTGTTGCGCTCGCAGCAACGAAATGCGATGCAAATGCGACAATCTACATGCCCGAAAGCGCTCCGCAGGCAAAGGTTGATGCAACGCGGTCTTACGGTGCGACTGTTGAGCTTATTGGTACAGACTTTCAGGAGACGATGGCTCATGCGAAGGAGGCTGTTGAGGAAAGCGATGCAAAGTTTGTACACGCGTACGACGATCTCGATATTATTGCCGGTCAGGGAACACTCGGGATCGAAATGTATCATAATAAACCCGACGCAGACACAATAATTGTCCCGATTGGTGGTGGTGGACTCATTAGTGGTGTTTCAACAGCGATCAAGCACCTTTCACCATCGACACGGATTATTGGGGTACAAGCAACCGGTGCGGAAACAGTACATGAAAGTCTTGATAAAGGAATCCCGGTCACGCTTGATGAAGTTAATACAATCGCCGACGGTATTGCTACTGGTGGAATTTCAGCACGGACACTCCAATTGATTGAAGCAAATGTTGATGAGGTTGTGACTGTATCCGATACTGAGATTGCCCGAGCAATCCTCCTGTTGATGAAGCGCGCAAAGCAAGTTGTTGAAGGTGCGGGTGCGGCCTCCGTTGCGGCACTGCTGAGTAGTGATGTTGATGTGCGCGGTGAAACTGTAATGCCGCTTTTGTGTGGTGGGAACCTCGACATGACAGGTCTTCAAACAGTCTTGGTTCATGCGTTGACACAGCGCAGTCAACGAATCCGTCTTCGGGTACGGATTGATGATCGCCCTGGTAAGATGGCTGATATCTCGGGTATTATTGCTGATCAGCGAGCGAATATTCATAATGTCCGTCATGACCGATCTGTTGCTAACCTTGCTGTCGGTGAAGCATATCTTGTTTTTACTGTCGAAGCAAGTGGTGCTGAACATACAGCCACAATCGTTGATGCGATTGAATCCGCTGGATATCCGGTGCAGGATGTGACACGCAGTGCTTGA
- a CDS encoding universal stress protein has translation MYDNILIPYDGSDEAKKGATNGIELAAAVDAQVHALYVIDLPGVPRALSIRDNEEEVRREYEEYAQEVLSEACELAATHDVDCREVTRTGSPSEEITDYAETADIDVIAIGSAYRGKVGALIGGTAEKVVRSSTTPVITHRMDADSI, from the coding sequence ATGTATGATAACATTTTAATCCCATATGACGGGAGCGACGAGGCAAAGAAGGGAGCAACGAACGGAATTGAACTAGCTGCTGCTGTTGACGCTCAGGTCCACGCACTATATGTGATTGACCTTCCTGGCGTCCCACGCGCACTATCAATTCGCGATAATGAGGAAGAGGTTCGAAGGGAATATGAAGAATATGCTCAAGAGGTACTCAGTGAAGCCTGTGAATTAGCAGCAACCCATGACGTCGATTGTCGGGAGGTCACGCGAACTGGGTCCCCAAGTGAGGAAATCACTGATTATGCTGAGACAGCCGATATTGATGTCATTGCGATCGGTTCAGCATATCGTGGGAAAGTCGGAGCACTTATTGGCGGAACCGCAGAGAAAGTCGTTCGATCATCAACAACGCCCGTGATTACTCATCGAATGGATGCAGACAGTATCTGA
- a CDS encoding GcvT family protein: protein MDPSDSIPESAGTVIVGAGIVGCNIAYQLTKLGRDDVVVVDQGPMPTTGGSSTHAPGIMFQTAEAKELSQFANYSRKVYSDLEGADGQQAYNETGGIEVARSEERMAFLQRRVEHAKAWGIPDPQLLSPEEVTDHLPLVDQDQILGGYYSPTDGQVSGVIACDALAREAIDRGAEFVPHTRTEDVEVTNDSITAVETENGRIECNEVVVATNIWARQLGEKLDVHIPVTPVEHQYTMTESLAELSENDTDITDHPLFDNYENVSGEKAKRLLVGPDRAILRDQDNAMYYRTHGDSYGIGSYNHDPIVPDPQELGTNDPDGEQGSVHEFTEEHMNTATHPDRPHKPPRQASDELLPATDGAELEFKYNGMFAESPNGLPVMGPVKQYDGLWTAAAIWVTHAGGAGKALAEWMENGVPRLDDGPMDVSHCDVNRFDEHEGSWDFARDIGAEEYRIVYNVMHPKWVWTDMQRDIRRTPMYHSHKELDAELWAEAGWEEPQWFESNADLVDRYTDEIPDRNGWEGKYWSPIEGAEALNVRENVGLHDMTAFNKMEVAGSGAGAFIQQLCTNDMDLDIGEVKYTLMCNEGGGVRADITVTRTDTNRYLVLTTGREVGNNHVSWVRKHAPEGVIVNDATSSLAAMVCTGPNARKVLSEVTDIDLSDDAFPFFTSQQFYVKNVPVTALRVSYAGELGWELYTSSEYGERLWEILLEAGKPYGLRPYGNGALDALRIEKGFRLWGEDLHTEHTPYQSNLGWAVDLDTEFIGKDAIKSRQQQPATAADGGTRAKQVACLTLDDPNASILDNRPVFDVNDDETLGYIHSAEYGYTVGACVAYSYLPPEYAEPGTDVEILFEGDRYAATVREEPLV from the coding sequence ATGGATCCGAGCGATAGTATTCCTGAATCAGCTGGTACAGTTATCGTTGGTGCCGGTATTGTTGGCTGCAATATTGCATACCAACTCACGAAACTTGGACGCGATGATGTTGTTGTCGTGGATCAAGGTCCAATGCCCACGACTGGTGGGTCCTCCACGCACGCGCCAGGTATCATGTTCCAGACTGCCGAGGCAAAAGAACTCTCACAATTTGCTAATTACAGTCGAAAAGTCTACTCAGATCTTGAGGGTGCTGACGGGCAACAGGCGTACAATGAAACAGGTGGCATTGAAGTTGCACGCAGTGAAGAGCGAATGGCATTTCTCCAGCGGCGTGTCGAACATGCCAAGGCATGGGGAATCCCGGATCCACAGCTCCTCTCACCTGAAGAGGTAACAGACCACCTCCCGCTTGTCGATCAAGATCAGATTCTTGGCGGCTATTACTCACCAACAGACGGTCAGGTGTCTGGTGTTATTGCATGCGATGCGCTCGCTCGCGAGGCAATCGACCGTGGTGCAGAATTTGTCCCACATACACGAACGGAGGATGTTGAGGTGACAAACGACTCAATTACAGCCGTTGAAACAGAGAATGGTCGAATTGAGTGTAACGAGGTTGTCGTCGCCACTAACATTTGGGCTCGTCAACTTGGTGAGAAACTTGATGTTCATATACCAGTCACACCAGTCGAACATCAGTATACGATGACAGAATCGCTTGCTGAACTCTCTGAGAATGATACTGACATCACCGATCATCCGCTCTTCGACAACTACGAGAATGTTTCTGGTGAGAAAGCAAAGCGACTGCTGGTCGGTCCTGACCGGGCAATCCTCCGTGATCAAGACAACGCGATGTATTATCGAACACATGGTGACTCATATGGCATTGGGTCGTACAATCACGACCCAATTGTCCCTGACCCACAGGAGCTGGGCACAAACGATCCTGACGGTGAACAAGGGTCAGTTCATGAGTTCACCGAAGAACATATGAACACCGCTACACACCCAGACCGACCACATAAGCCCCCCCGACAAGCAAGTGATGAGTTACTGCCAGCGACGGACGGCGCAGAATTAGAATTTAAATACAATGGCATGTTCGCAGAGTCACCAAATGGGCTTCCTGTGATGGGTCCTGTCAAGCAGTATGACGGTCTCTGGACCGCTGCTGCAATCTGGGTCACCCACGCTGGTGGTGCTGGAAAGGCACTTGCAGAGTGGATGGAAAACGGTGTTCCTCGACTTGATGATGGTCCAATGGATGTCTCTCACTGCGATGTTAATCGATTTGATGAACATGAAGGCAGTTGGGACTTTGCCCGCGATATCGGTGCTGAAGAATACCGAATCGTCTACAATGTAATGCATCCAAAATGGGTGTGGACTGACATGCAGCGCGATATCCGTCGAACGCCGATGTACCACTCACATAAGGAACTTGATGCTGAACTGTGGGCTGAGGCTGGATGGGAAGAGCCACAATGGTTTGAATCCAACGCTGATCTCGTTGACCGTTATACCGATGAGATACCAGATCGAAACGGCTGGGAAGGAAAGTACTGGTCACCAATTGAGGGTGCAGAGGCTCTAAATGTCCGTGAAAACGTCGGACTGCATGATATGACTGCGTTCAACAAAATGGAGGTTGCAGGATCCGGTGCCGGCGCGTTCATTCAGCAGCTCTGTACGAACGATATGGATCTTGACATCGGCGAGGTGAAATACACGCTCATGTGCAACGAGGGCGGTGGCGTGCGCGCTGACATTACTGTTACTCGAACTGATACAAACCGCTATTTAGTCCTTACAACGGGGCGTGAAGTCGGGAATAATCATGTCTCATGGGTGCGTAAACATGCCCCAGAGGGTGTCATCGTCAACGATGCAACCTCAAGCCTTGCAGCAATGGTCTGCACTGGACCAAACGCACGAAAGGTCCTCTCAGAAGTTACAGATATCGACCTTTCAGATGATGCATTCCCATTCTTCACTAGTCAACAGTTCTATGTAAAGAATGTTCCAGTGACCGCATTACGGGTCTCATATGCTGGCGAACTTGGTTGGGAACTGTATACATCTTCAGAGTATGGTGAACGACTTTGGGAGATCTTACTTGAGGCAGGTAAACCGTATGGACTTCGCCCATATGGCAATGGAGCTCTTGACGCACTCCGTATTGAGAAAGGCTTCCGATTGTGGGGTGAAGACCTCCATACTGAGCACACGCCATATCAGTCAAATCTTGGATGGGCTGTTGATCTTGACACAGAATTCATTGGCAAGGATGCAATTAAATCACGACAACAACAGCCAGCTACCGCAGCCGATGGTGGAACGCGTGCAAAGCAAGTTGCCTGTCTAACGCTTGATGACCCGAATGCTTCGATTCTTGATAATCGACCGGTGTTCGATGTCAATGATGATGAGACGCTTGGATATATTCACAGCGCTGAATACGGATACACTGTCGGTGCCTGCGTTGCTTACAGCTACCTCCCACCAGAATATGCTGAGCCAGGGACTGATGTTGAGATCCTATTTGAGGGCGACCGATACGCTGCCACAGTTCGCGAAGAACCACTTGTCTAA
- a CDS encoding GcvT family protein: MSTSDSNLPSRSRTVIIGAGAVGCSVAYHLSELGAEDVTVVDQGPLPVTGGSSVHAPGIMFQTSPSKLQTKTAYYTSRLLSDAGVYDEVGGIELARSEDRMDFLQRRAEWATSYGLPEPQLLSPQEVTEYLPLVNEDEILGGYYSPTDGRVDGIAALQWYIEQSEADFYGNTEVTDLTVTDGRITAVETNNGRIQCDRCVIATNNWGYQTAQLADIDLPIAPVEHQYVVTEPMAELAATDSNIGANTEGLEVPGNRDIQEHMSEGPNRPVGRDQDNSLYFRTHGDAIGLGSYNHETLSVDPNSMGTNTEDSQASVRGFTREHWEKPTHPTREKSAKQAFDELLPATADAEYAATENGIFVFTPDGMPAIGPTAEVDGLWSALAIWWTHSGGYGRIVAEWMENGIPRLDDGLVDTSGVHVRRFAPHAGEPEYFVDKGAKRYQQVYSIVEPRWQPSEHRGLRTSPFSHKQAELGAEFYQSGGWETPQWYESNADLADEHAEAIPEQDGWESINRSPITGAEHLHTRNAVSMFDMTSFSSIIVEGVDAESYLQRMCSNDVAIDPGDVRYSLLLNEGGGILADITVVGLDDERYMVTTGGGSSPGVHGTWLREHAPETVSVHIEEGAKSTIGLWGPQSRLLLQRVTDADVSNDGFPYFSAKQMYVGEVPVTALRVSYVGELGWELWAPVEYAERLWETLWEAGQDLDVRPMGAGALESMRLEKGYALWGTDIDTGATPDAAGLSFAVDLETDFVGKEGVQAHRAEGIDSILTPITLDDSTDILSSGRPIHADGNAIGYVQAADFGYTIGESIVYAYLPTAYADAGTSVQIQCEGENYNATVRDEPLFDQEREKIIR; this comes from the coding sequence ATGAGCACATCAGATTCAAATCTTCCCAGCCGATCACGGACTGTTATCATTGGGGCTGGCGCTGTCGGATGTAGCGTTGCGTATCATCTGAGTGAACTTGGTGCTGAGGATGTTACCGTTGTTGATCAGGGACCATTACCGGTCACCGGTGGATCCTCGGTGCATGCACCAGGAATTATGTTTCAGACATCCCCGTCAAAACTTCAGACGAAAACAGCATACTACACAAGCCGACTCCTTTCAGATGCTGGTGTCTATGACGAAGTTGGCGGGATTGAACTTGCTCGGAGCGAGGATCGAATGGATTTCCTCCAGCGCCGCGCTGAATGGGCAACATCATATGGGCTTCCAGAACCGCAATTGCTCTCACCACAAGAAGTCACTGAATATCTCCCCTTAGTAAATGAAGATGAGATTCTTGGCGGCTATTACTCGCCGACCGATGGTCGAGTTGATGGAATCGCAGCACTACAGTGGTATATTGAGCAATCAGAGGCTGATTTCTATGGTAATACCGAAGTCACTGACCTTACTGTGACAGATGGACGGATTACGGCTGTCGAAACTAATAATGGTCGGATTCAGTGTGACCGCTGTGTAATTGCAACGAATAATTGGGGATATCAGACTGCACAATTAGCAGATATTGATCTCCCGATTGCTCCAGTTGAGCATCAATATGTTGTTACCGAACCAATGGCTGAACTTGCGGCAACAGATTCAAACATCGGTGCAAACACTGAGGGACTTGAGGTTCCGGGCAATCGTGATATTCAAGAGCATATGAGTGAGGGTCCAAACCGTCCTGTTGGTCGAGATCAGGATAATTCACTTTACTTCCGAACCCACGGGGATGCCATCGGGCTAGGATCTTATAATCACGAGACACTCTCAGTTGATCCTAACTCGATGGGGACGAATACTGAGGATTCACAAGCATCAGTCCGTGGGTTTACCCGTGAACATTGGGAGAAGCCGACGCATCCTACCCGTGAGAAATCAGCAAAACAGGCATTCGACGAACTCCTTCCAGCGACAGCAGACGCAGAGTATGCCGCAACAGAGAATGGAATCTTTGTATTTACTCCTGATGGAATGCCTGCGATCGGACCGACAGCCGAGGTTGATGGGCTTTGGAGTGCACTTGCAATCTGGTGGACACACTCTGGTGGATATGGTCGTATCGTTGCCGAGTGGATGGAGAACGGCATTCCTCGACTAGATGATGGTCTTGTCGATACAAGTGGTGTTCATGTCCGTCGATTTGCTCCACACGCTGGGGAGCCCGAGTACTTCGTTGACAAAGGGGCAAAGCGATATCAACAAGTCTACAGTATCGTTGAACCGCGGTGGCAGCCAAGCGAACACCGTGGTCTCCGGACGAGTCCATTCTCACACAAACAAGCAGAGTTAGGCGCAGAATTCTATCAATCAGGTGGGTGGGAGACGCCACAGTGGTATGAGTCCAATGCCGACCTCGCTGATGAACACGCCGAAGCAATCCCAGAACAGGACGGTTGGGAAAGTATCAATCGTTCGCCAATCACGGGAGCAGAACATCTACACACGCGTAATGCGGTCTCGATGTTCGATATGACCTCCTTCAGTAGCATCATCGTCGAAGGTGTTGATGCTGAATCATATCTTCAGCGGATGTGCAGTAACGATGTTGCCATTGACCCAGGTGATGTCCGATACTCATTATTATTAAATGAAGGTGGAGGCATCCTCGCAGATATCACCGTTGTCGGTCTTGATGATGAACGATATATGGTAACGACCGGCGGCGGGAGTTCACCTGGTGTGCATGGAACATGGCTTCGAGAGCATGCACCTGAGACCGTTTCAGTTCATATTGAAGAGGGTGCGAAAAGCACGATTGGACTATGGGGTCCACAGTCTCGATTATTATTACAGCGGGTTACAGACGCAGATGTCTCGAATGACGGATTCCCATATTTCAGTGCAAAACAGATGTATGTCGGTGAGGTACCGGTTACAGCGTTGCGTGTGTCCTATGTTGGTGAACTCGGCTGGGAACTCTGGGCTCCTGTTGAGTATGCTGAACGACTCTGGGAGACACTCTGGGAAGCAGGACAAGATCTTGATGTCCGACCAATGGGTGCTGGAGCACTCGAATCGATGCGTCTCGAGAAAGGTTACGCTCTCTGGGGTACTGACATTGATACCGGCGCAACCCCAGATGCAGCAGGACTCTCATTTGCTGTCGATCTTGAAACTGACTTTGTTGGGAAAGAAGGTGTCCAAGCTCACCGTGCTGAAGGTATCGATAGTATCCTGACACCAATTACTCTTGATGATTCAACGGACATCCTCTCAAGCGGTCGTCCGATTCATGCTGATGGTAATGCCATCGGGTATGTGCAGGCTGCTGACTTTGGATACACCATCGGTGAGTCAATCGTATATGCATATCTCCCGACAGCGTATGCTGACGCTGGCACGAGTGTTCAAATACAGTGTGAAGGCGAGAATTACAACGCAACAGTGCGTGATGAGCCATTGTTCGACCAAGAACGAGAGAAGATCATCCGATAG
- a CDS encoding BCCT family transporter — protein MASSDDEMSDGLQVELFHPDSDREPGDTNIQRLGFDIHPVVFPISLVVIVAFVAATIALGEQAASVYSDIFSFVNGNFGWFYITSVNLFILTVIYFAASKYGNIRIGGVEAEKEFSDFSWMAMLFSAGMGIGLMFFSVAEPMWHFGSSASDFMVVPPAFDAAGGTAAAATASMATTFFHWGLHPWAIYALVGLGLAFFSFNRGLPLTFRSIFWPLLGERIYGWPGHVIDLVTVFATLFGLSTSLGLGVSQVNTGLSYVLGDTLGLVNIPTGTIPQVLLIAGITLIATASVAAGLDDGVRRLSTVNLYLMFGLLGFLIIVGPTVYIFGSFADGLGAYLGSIFSLSYFTGTIGGAAALGGYTVKGWMGSWTIFYWGWWIAWSPFVGMFIARISKGRTVREFVMGVLVLPSLFSFMWLSTFGGSALWVELQGAGGVASAVANQGQTIAMFAMLNQFPLGALSGLLATVLVITFFVTSSDSGSLVIDHLTSGGKHDVPKTQRIFWAVTEGTVAATLLIGGGLSALQTASITTGLPFAVILVLMCYTVYLGLDNEYEILASEQFAERAQESDDVDVVSGVDPQDVSGGADVESSD, from the coding sequence ATGGCAAGTAGTGATGACGAGATGTCCGATGGGTTGCAGGTTGAACTCTTTCATCCGGACTCTGACCGCGAGCCGGGTGACACCAATATCCAACGACTTGGGTTTGATATTCATCCAGTTGTCTTCCCCATTTCACTTGTTGTGATCGTTGCATTTGTTGCAGCAACAATCGCCCTTGGTGAACAAGCAGCAAGCGTTTATAGCGATATTTTCAGTTTCGTTAACGGTAATTTCGGTTGGTTCTACATTACCTCAGTGAATCTGTTTATTCTAACAGTAATATATTTCGCTGCAAGTAAATACGGAAACATTCGGATCGGTGGTGTTGAGGCTGAAAAAGAATTTAGTGACTTCTCTTGGATGGCGATGTTATTCAGTGCCGGAATGGGTATTGGATTGATGTTTTTCAGTGTCGCTGAACCGATGTGGCACTTTGGTAGTTCCGCATCGGATTTCATGGTTGTTCCACCAGCGTTTGATGCTGCTGGCGGAACAGCTGCAGCCGCAACTGCCTCAATGGCGACAACGTTCTTCCACTGGGGACTTCACCCATGGGCTATTTATGCACTTGTCGGGCTTGGGCTTGCGTTCTTCTCATTTAATCGCGGACTACCACTCACTTTCAGATCGATTTTCTGGCCGCTTCTTGGTGAGCGTATATATGGATGGCCTGGTCACGTAATTGATCTTGTAACGGTTTTCGCAACACTATTTGGCTTGTCAACGTCTCTTGGATTGGGTGTCTCACAAGTCAATACTGGACTTTCATATGTTCTTGGTGATACACTTGGGCTAGTTAATATTCCGACCGGGACAATCCCACAAGTACTACTCATTGCTGGTATTACCCTGATTGCGACTGCCTCTGTCGCTGCAGGACTTGATGATGGTGTTCGGCGCCTGAGCACAGTGAATCTATACTTGATGTTTGGACTCCTTGGATTCCTTATTATCGTCGGACCGACAGTGTATATTTTTGGTTCATTCGCTGATGGACTTGGTGCATATCTTGGAAGTATCTTTAGCCTGAGCTATTTCACCGGCACAATTGGCGGTGCAGCCGCATTAGGCGGATACACAGTGAAAGGCTGGATGGGTAGTTGGACTATTTTTTATTGGGGCTGGTGGATTGCATGGTCACCATTCGTTGGTATGTTTATTGCTCGGATTTCGAAAGGGCGAACCGTCCGTGAGTTCGTGATGGGTGTGCTCGTCCTTCCATCATTATTCTCATTCATGTGGCTTTCAACGTTCGGCGGGTCTGCTCTTTGGGTTGAGCTTCAGGGTGCTGGCGGTGTTGCCTCCGCAGTCGCGAATCAGGGACAAACAATCGCGATGTTTGCAATGCTCAATCAGTTCCCACTCGGTGCGCTTTCAGGACTACTCGCAACGGTGCTTGTGATCACATTCTTTGTCACCTCTTCAGACTCTGGATCGCTTGTGATTGATCATCTAACCTCTGGTGGCAAACATGACGTTCCAAAAACACAACGAATCTTCTGGGCGGTCACCGAGGGAACCGTTGCAGCGACATTGCTCATCGGTGGTGGTCTTAGCGCATTGCAGACGGCATCAATCACAACTGGACTTCCGTTTGCGGTAATTCTAGTGCTGATGTGCTATACGGTGTATCTTGGACTTGATAATGAATATGAGATACTCGCTTCAGAGCAGTTTGCTGAGCGCGCACAAGAGTCAGATGACGTTGACGTTGTTTCTGGCGTTGACCCACAAGATGTTAGTGGAGGTGCAGACGTCGAAAGTAGCGACTGA
- a CDS encoding IS4 family transposase, whose product MGRRSRSWKPELDEDGQLCDMDVSGWIQTEFRSAEFGDKRLSDRLVQLGDELGSSPAESIPAACGDWASTKATYRFCDNESVDPNEILSAHKQQQQSRVSRSDELLIVSDTTELVFPRHPSKEGLGDIGNSEMDLEGIKLHSTIGIDPRTHRMTGVIDQQPLIEDQQADEKYDANGKAEPIQLDSEHEKWSRGDRQARDWLADDIRPLFIHDRGADSFAFYEEVTREMENAGFIIRASQNRRIWTDDGESGKLFDWSSDLAEQGRKTIEIQQGGGREARTAELSIATGTCELRAPKNNPEQEGSIEVNVVRVDEVGENDDPIQWVLLTTESVEEFEETLTLIDYYGLRWRIEDWHKVLKSGCNIEERQLQTWERMEVLLSMYSVIAWKVLELRELARGDSSVSPAVLLSEAERTILETKFPELSGQDGKSYAVSVAKLGGYLDRGSDPPPGWETMWKGLQKLRMWAEGYELGAE is encoded by the coding sequence ATGGGGCGTCGCTCACGGAGTTGGAAGCCAGAACTCGATGAAGATGGGCAGCTGTGTGACATGGATGTTTCAGGATGGATTCAAACGGAGTTTCGATCAGCCGAGTTTGGAGACAAGCGCCTGAGTGACCGACTAGTACAACTTGGGGATGAACTCGGCAGCTCGCCTGCCGAGTCCATCCCTGCTGCCTGCGGAGACTGGGCGTCCACAAAAGCTACATACCGATTTTGCGATAATGAGAGTGTGGATCCCAACGAGATTCTCTCTGCTCACAAGCAGCAACAGCAATCAAGAGTGAGTCGGTCAGACGAACTCCTGATTGTCTCCGATACCACCGAACTCGTGTTTCCGAGACATCCCTCCAAGGAGGGTCTCGGTGATATTGGCAACTCTGAGATGGATCTCGAAGGTATCAAGCTTCACTCCACGATCGGAATCGATCCACGGACCCATCGAATGACTGGGGTCATCGATCAGCAGCCGCTGATCGAGGACCAGCAGGCCGATGAGAAGTACGATGCCAACGGCAAAGCAGAGCCGATTCAACTTGACAGTGAACATGAGAAATGGAGCCGTGGCGACAGGCAAGCCAGAGACTGGCTTGCCGACGATATCCGCCCGCTATTTATCCATGACCGAGGCGCAGATTCATTCGCGTTCTACGAGGAAGTCACCAGAGAGATGGAAAATGCTGGCTTCATCATCCGAGCGAGTCAAAACCGACGGATTTGGACTGATGATGGTGAATCTGGAAAACTCTTTGACTGGAGCAGCGACCTTGCCGAGCAAGGTCGCAAAACAATCGAGATTCAACAGGGAGGTGGGCGCGAAGCGAGAACAGCGGAGTTGTCGATAGCCACTGGAACGTGTGAGTTGCGCGCGCCAAAGAATAATCCTGAACAAGAGGGTTCAATCGAGGTGAATGTCGTGAGAGTCGACGAGGTCGGTGAAAATGACGACCCGATTCAGTGGGTGTTGCTCACCACTGAATCGGTCGAAGAGTTTGAGGAAACGCTGACACTCATCGACTATTACGGCCTCCGCTGGCGAATTGAAGACTGGCATAAAGTGCTCAAGAGTGGCTGTAATATCGAAGAACGGCAACTGCAGACTTGGGAGCGGATGGAAGTGTTGTTGAGCATGTATTCAGTGATCGCGTGGAAAGTTCTGGAGCTACGAGAACTTGCTCGTGGTGATAGTTCAGTATCTCCGGCGGTCCTGCTGAGTGAGGCAGAGCGCACAATTCTGGAAACGAAATTTCCAGAATTGAGCGGTCAAGATGGGAAATCATACGCAGTGAGCGTGGCTAAACTCGGCGGTTATCTTGATCGTGGCTCAGATCCGCCACCAGGGTGGGAGACGATGTGGAAAGGACTCCAGAAGCTACGCATGTGGGCTGAAGGATACGAACTCGGTGCTGAATGA